A window of Ruminiclostridium herbifermentans genomic DNA:
TCAACTGAAGTTAAATGCTCTAAGAATTTAACTGCTGCATCAAGTTTTGCACCTGTAGCATTAGTAGTAATACCATTTGTCCAGAATGAACCAAATGATGTTTCAACTCCATTAAATGAAGGAAGAACAGTAACACCATAGTTCAAATCTTTAGCCTGGCTCTTTAATGAACCTAGACGGTATGAACCATCAATGTGAAGAGCTGCTTTACCACTGATAAATGCTGTTGAATCATCAGTATAGAAGTCCTTTTCACCTACTTTTTCAACCTTTGCAAGATTTACTAGGAATTCAAAAGCTTTATATCCGTTTTCTGAAGCATTCCATTGAACAGTTTTCTTATCTTCACTTATAGGCTCTTGTCCAAACTGTTTGAGAAGAACAGGACGGAACCATGAATGTAATTGACCTGATGGTTGGAATGTAAGTCCTTCTATCTCTAGTTTTCCATTTACTACTTTTGTACACTTCTTAGCCATTTCAACTAATTCTTCAACAGTTTGTGGTGGCTTTTCAGGGTCTAATCCGTTTTCTTTGAATATATCCTTATTCCAGAAAAGACCTAATGTACGAACTGCAGTTGGTACAGTGTAGTATTTTCCATCTATTTTGTTAACCTTAACCATAGGAGCAAATGTGCTCTCTATTTTTTCTGCTGAGAAGGATGATGCAGGTAGTTCTTGCAATGTTCCTGCTTTTACATACTTCGGTACCCATCCATAATATAGATTTATAATGTCTGGTCCAGTTCCGGCTGAAACTGCAGCAGCAACCTTTTGTTGGTATGAGTCATAAGGGAAGTGCTTTTGAACAACTTTAATATTGGGATTTTTACTTTGGAAGTCTGCTATTAATTCATCCATAAGATTTACTTTTGTTTCGTAAAAATATTGCCAATATTCAATTGTAACCTCTTCTACTGTTGAAGTACTAGAATTAGCAGCAGTAGTACCTTCAGATGTTGAATCTTTAGCAACTTCATTACCTCCACAACCAGCTAAAAGAGAAACTGACAAGCAACCTGCTAAAATCATAGATAAAAATTTTCTACTCATAATATCCTCCTTTTTTTCTACAAATTGTTTTTAACCAAACAAATAAACCAACTTATTTTACTGCGATTGTTAGAACAGAGTTTACTAGAAAATTGTTACGTAGATATACATTCCCCCTTTAATGGTATTATGCACTATTTGTATTTTGCACATATCCTTGAAGCTTATTAAATTTTGTGAATAAAACATTCATCAAAATTATTATTTTATATTTAATTAATATAAAATATCATATTGGTACGTTAGTTTGTACAGTTCCCTTACTATTCATTTCATAAAAAATACTTAAAGCACTTCCAACGGCTCCTCCATATTTCTTTGTTTGAGTAAGACTAAGTTTTATATCCAAAGGAATTAAGCTTTTAATTTTTCTTGTTAATTCATTTAGAAACTCTGTGCCTTCTTCAGCCATCCCGCCACCAATTACTACAATTTGCGGATTTAGGATGCAAAATATGGAACTTATCCCCAGCCCTAAGTATTTATAAATATCATCTACTACCTTTTTAGCAATTTTATCTCCTTGTTTTGCTTGTAAAAATATTTCCTTACAATCAATATTTTTATTGGTTATTTCTCTATAAATCCGGCTTGCTGCAGATGCAGATGCTTTAGTTTCAAAGAAACCGAAATTATTCTCACTAAATGTTTCATTGTATGCTTCAATTGTTAAGGGTAAATATCCAATTTCACCTGCTTCAAAGCTATGACCTCTATATAGCTTACCCCCAATGTATAATCCACATCCAATACCTGTTCCAATAGTAATCATTACAAAATCATCATAATCTTTTGCTGCCCCTAAATATTTTTCTGCTAAAGTCCATATATTTACATCATTATCAATAAATGTACTTATACCAAATTTACTTTCTATATGTTCTTTTAATTGCACATTTCTCCAATTAAACGCAGGGCATACTATAATATTTCCAGTGTTATGATCAACTGTACCAGGCACCCCAATACCAATTCCGCTTATATCATCATTACTTTCTTTAATAGTGTTTTCTATTATTTCTTCAATATTTCTTAGGTATTGATCTCCATAATAATCACTTTTTCTAGTGTGAGAGTAAAGGATATTACCACGTTCATCACAAATCACGGCAGAAATATTGGTGCCCCCAATATCCAAACCAATACTTATAGGCATATTTCACATCCTTTCCATTTAGTTCGTTTTCATTACCAACCAATATCTATAAACTAATATTAAGCCATTATACGATTTATGTCAAGACAAAATTCGCTAATTTTTTATATTATTTTCACTGATGAAAATTTATAATTAAAAGACTGTTCCTACTAAATAAGCAATGAATAAAATAGTAAGCCAATACCATATGATAACGAATTTAAAACCAATGATATTAAAACTGACTTTTTAACTTTAAATCCACATAATAAACGGATTATATAAGCCTCAATAATAACAACAGCTATTTCCAAAATTAATATTGTTAATTTGTAACCAAAAACATCAAAAATATATCCAGCTCCTAATGCTAATAGGTTTATTGCAGGATTAGTTAATAAATTGCATAAAAAAACATAGTACACAAACTGCTTTGATTTACATATAAAAAGCATGCTTGTGCACTCTATAAGTACTGTTAATATAAAAGCTATTAAGAAGTAAAATAAAATCATAAATTTTAGTCGCTTTTCTCTTTACTGGTTGATGTTGATTATGTTGCTTTACTGTTCTTGTTGCATACGTTGTTTTCGTTGTTATTTATTGCTTTTTTGATGTGTTTGCTGATTTTGTTTTTCTAGCTGTTATTGCTGTTCTTTTTGTGCTTTTTGTTGTACTTCTTGAATTGATGAATTCTTTTTCTGTGCCTTATTAATTAGTATCCAAGCTATTACTATTACAGCTAAAACACCAATAACCAAAGTAAAAATTAAAAAACCGCACCTAGTAGGTAGTCTAAAAGGCGGTGCCACATCACAAAGACAGCTATTAATTAATTGTTCTAACATTGTCATCTCTCCTTTTTTGATTTTCTATAGAAATATAAATACAAATACTCGAAACCAGTATTAGTATAGGTAATACTATTTTTATTATATTATCTGGTAATGTAATTAAATATATAGGAATATTGCCAATTAGCAGTGCAAGCGTAGTCAATCCAAACGCGAAGCCCGGCTGATTTTTTAGCTGCGAAGCAATTCCCCAAAGGGTTATTGACATTGTAATATTAAACATAACAAGACCTATTGAACATAATGCTATATTATTGCAAAAGATACACAATAATGGAATTGACACTAATAATGATAAAACGCCCACATTTCTTGCTCCAAAATAATCTGCAAGAATGCCTCCCCAAAATTTACCTAAAAAAGCACAGATGCTAGGCAAAATGAATAAAAAAGTATTTGTTTTCCATAAAATTGGTACTTGAAAGCCAACATAGGAACGAACAATTATTGAAATAAGGCATAAATAAATAATTATCTTTCCATTTGTAACAATGGGCTTTAATACATTTTGCTTATTAAAATCGGGTATTACATTGTCTTTATCCATAGCGCAATAAAAGCTAATTGCAAAACAACATCCCAATAAAAGTAATACAATTATCCAAAATGTAACTCCATTCCTTCCAGCAATAGTCCCCAGTGCAACACCAATTGCTCCAGATGATACAAAAATTCCTCCCCTAGCAATTTTTCCTTCTGAATATACCAAGGAATTAATTCCACCGCCAATATGAAAGACAGCGTTTCCTACCCCACAAAATAATATAGCCAGCCACGGAGAAAAGCCAATCACAACTCCTGCACAAACAAGTAAACACCCAACTAAAGCTACTTTAGAGTGCTCAATAGAGCGCATATCCACATAATATCCAATAAACATCTGCAATCCAAAGGCTAGAATATTATATAATAAGAAGCCTAAGGATATCGTTGTAGGTTCTTCAATTTGCCTGCAGAATGAACCCATTAAAACATAAAAACACGAAAAATCCACTACCATATGGGATATGGTGTAAATTGCTAATGACGTTTTGTTTTTCATAAGGGACCTCAAACTTCATCAATCGTTAATTTCTGACCCACAATTTTTATATCTGTATGTAATCTCCGTATATCCATAATTTACAATCTTCTCAATTTTTACAATACCACGCAGACTTATGACCTGTTGCTCTACCACCCTTTTCTGAATAGGTGAAGAAGAACCCTAATTTACTATAATTTTTTAATTCTTTTTCCAGTTGTTTTCCACCTACAACCCAAAGTGCACCTCCTTTTGCTCTATTGTCAATAACCTCAAATCCTTTATCTTTTAATATTTTATATATGTCTCTGTTGTTGGAACTTGATTCGAACTCCAAAAGATTATCTTTGCTGATTATTTCTTTTTTTCCTACTAAAGTACTTGCTTCTATTTTAGATTGATTATTATGAAGTGATTCTTTATTATATAAGCTATTCAATCTACTCGCTGCAATATGTTCAATAGATAACTGCAAATCCAAATTATCTAATGGTAGCTCAAGTGGTAACTGTTCTAGCTTGATATCATTGGTCTTAGTATCAACTTCTGAAGAATTTGTCATTTCAGATTTTCCATATGGTATATCTGTATATTTTTTGATATTATATTTATGCGTAATATTATCTCGTTCTATCGTTTCTCCTGTAAAAACATCTTCTTTTATTTTTATTGCACCAAATTCGCCTGATTGCTCTGTTTCATAGTTGATAATTTTCTCATGCCACTCCCTACGAATTTGCTCTGCACGTCTTTTTATTCTATCAATTATTTCATTTTCCATAGAAATCTTTGTTTTGTCATCAATATCATCAGATAAATAATTAGGTCTTATCCCATAGCTTTCCAACTCTTTAAAAACCAATTCCATGGTTTCTTCTGGGGCTCTGTAAAATTCACTTCCTCTAATTCTGATGAATTTCCAGCCTAATCTTTCCAGAATAGCTTGTCTTTTTAAATCATTCGGCAAATTATCTTGAGTATGCCATTTTTCACCATCACATTCTAAAGCAATATTCTTATCCCCATCCTCAATAACTATATCTATTCTATATGCTCCAACGTTCCATTGAGGGATAACTTTGTAACCATGGTTAACGAGTACATTTATAACTTCCTTTTCAAAGTCTGACTCTGCTCTATTTATTATTTCTATTTTTTTATCAATGGATGGATTAATAGCATGCCTTATTAATCTAAGCCTTATATCATTTGGTTTTAAATCAATTTCTGGATTTAATGAATGTACAACCCACATTTGATCCTTTGCTCTACTCGCTGCAACATTATACTTTTTTCTATTGATATCATTATTACCATCTTCACTTAATAGCCTAACTGGTCCATCTTTTTCACTTGGTCCTTCAACAATGCTTAAAAATATAATATCTCTTTCATCACCTTGAAATTGTGATGCCGTTGCACACTGTATTTTTCTATTTTCGTACTCTTTAGGATCTAAATTTACTTGTAAAAATCTATCTATTTCATATGATTGCTCATGTCCTAACAAAGAGATTACTCCTATTGTTTTATTTTTATAAACTTCTTCCTCACAACAGGCACAAATCAATGATGCAATATGTTCAGCCTCAACTTTATTAACTTTATTAGAAGATTTATATGCATTAGGTACTCTATATTCAATTAGAGCAGGTTTTGTTTTTACTTTTGATCCATCCCGTAAAGGTTTAATTCTACCGTTATAAGATAATTGATTGCTGAACTCAATAATCTCTGGTAAACATCTAAAATGCTCAGTTAACATAATTGGTTTAAATCCAGATGTTTTTGCAATATCATATATGGATATTTTTCCATTGAATAAATGTTTATTTGGTATCCCCTGTAAATGTTGCTCAATTAATGCACCAACTTCTTCAATTTTTATACCAACTGTATCAGGGCTTACTTGTTCATCATCGCCAACTATAATTACCTTTTTACCTAAATATAATGCCGCAAGAGCTAGTATACCAGCTTGACTTGCTTCATCAATAATTACAACATCAAATTTATTTTTCCTCGGATCAAAATTTTCAACTACACGATTTAGTGGCATGATCCAAACGGGAATTGCAGTTTGGCAAAGTGGCATCAATTCTCTTGCCTCTTTTATCAATGCAGGTGCAGTCTTACCAGTGCCTTTTCCAAATAGTTTAATTGTTGCCCTCCAACCCTCAATGGCTTGGGTTTGAACAACAGATATATTCTTTATTTTTTGATACCATGCTTTTTCAAAAGCAAGAGTTCTCGCATTGCTCATTAATAACTCATTTATCTTGCTCAATTCTTTTTGTATTGCATTGGCATCATAACTATCAATTCGTGCTATTTGATTGCTAAGTTGTCTCCATTTCCATGCTAATTCTATATTTTCAGGTAGCATACAATCGCCATGAATTCCATCCCTACTTCTTATGGCTTCACCCCAATCTGGTGCAATAATTTCTAATTTTCTTAATAAATTAGATCGCTCTAAATATATATCTTTCTTTGCTAACACACTTGAAAGCATACCATATGCCATTGTATATGTATTTGTATCTTTATTAATAATGGCTTGAATAAGATCAATAAATGGTTGTCCATATTCTTTATATTCATTCAAATAGTTTGCATATTGTGTCCAATCATTTTTTATTTTACCTAATAGTTCAAATTTTCTTCGTTTATCTAAATCAGGTATAAAAATATTATTAAGTAAGAGTGAAATAGATTCTATTGGTTTTTCAATTTCAATCACATTAATTTCTTCAAATTTAGCTTTATTAGAGCAAATATCATACAATTCTCTTGTGAAGTTTAACCAGACATTTTTATACCAACTTAAGGATGAAAAAATCTTGTTACGTTTTTGCTTAACTTTTTCCTCAAAATTATCTATAGTTAAAATTGCATTTTCAGATACTTTAGATAATAATTTATTAAACTTTTTAAGTATTTTAGTCTTTTGCAATTCGTAATTAATAATAAATTTTACATTCTCAAAATCAACTCTATTTTCTATAACTTTACCATCGTTAGTTATTTCATCTTTAAGTTTTTTCCACTTAGGTTTTGTAATCATTGTTACTAAAGTCACAGGGGCTTCTTTTCCAGAATCAATGATTTCATTAAGAATAGAGATACTTTCGTAAGTTACTATTTTGCTTGGTATGTTATAGTCGTTTTCAAAGCGCAATTTTCTATATCTATCGTAATATTCAATTAAAACATCAAATTCCTCAAAAGCAGTTTCCCAAAAAGTACAGTATATACTATCTTTTATAGACTTCTCTATAATGGTAGATTGATAATTTTCCATATTAGTTAAACTATACCCAATTTCTATAGCTGTTTCCAACAGATTTGACAAAATATTTTCTTCAATATTATCTTTCAAAACTAGTTTGGGGTTCCACCCCATAAGTTCTTCACTATATCTCAAGTATTCGTCTACACTATTTTTGAAATCATCAATGCTCCATAGTGACTCTAAAGTTGGCAAATTCTTACTTAATAATTTATCTTCTTCTAAAGTTATTTGTTGATTTGAATGATACAAAGTATTTAAATCTTCCATTGATAGTGGTAAACCCACAGTATCATCTTTTGTTTTACCTGGTATATAGTCAAATTTACCTTGTCCAGAATTAATGAATTTAGCCGCATCAATTGGCGTAATTGTTTGGTTTGCAAATACAATATCCTTGTACTCCAATGACCGAATTTGAAGGAGTTCTTGACTTTTCGCCTTTGACTTGTTTATCAGTTCATTTCTTTCATTATGGAGTCTTTCAATCTTATTCTTTGATTCGTGTAAATCAAGAGATGTACTTTTTATTTCAATCTCATTAATAGCATCATCCATTTCTTGTTTTTGTGAACTTGTACTTAGGAGACTAATACAAAGATTTTGAAGGTTAACTTCTTTATTATATTGATCCTTATACACCTTTTCTTTAAGCACAGTTAAAGCTTTTTCAGTATGGCTGGTAACAAGTACACTATTCCCTTGACTTAATAGATGACCTATAAGATTTGCTATTGTGTGTGTTTTTCCTGTTCCTGGAGGTCCTTGAACTAGAACTGCACCATAGTTATTAATGTATTTGATTATTTTTAGTTGTTCATTGTTAGCTGGTAAAGTCAACAAAATATCCTGATCAATACCACTCTGATTCCAATCTTCATCAATCACATTGGCTTCATTATGTTCTTTGTGGTTACCAATTATATTTTCAAAGAAGTCTGGTAATTCTATATCTGGTTTGTTCTCAATATCACTAATAATATTATCAATAAACGACGAAAATCCAAGTGTTCTTTTTCTTAAAAATAGAATTGGATTTGACATTATAACTGGACCATTATAGCCATTTTCAAATACTTCAACTAATTTTCCTTTTTCATCAACAACATTAATTAGACGTTGAAAAAGCGCACAAGTATTGGATGTATCTGCTATATGGTAATTATTCACTTCTATATCTTGAATTACTTGTGAAAGAACTTTTTGATTTATTGTTGGAATAACTCTAAGCATAGGTGTATAGAGTTCTGTTTTTAACTCATCACATTTCACAGTAAAAGATGGCTTATCAGGGTTAAATATTAATTGAACCTTTTGAAGTAATACAGGGTGATCAATAATTCTAAGGTCTGTATTCCAATATATATGTCCATCTCCAAGTAATAGTTCAATACTTTCAGATTCTTTTTTTATATCAGAGTATAACTTAAATAAATTGTTATATAAAATAAGTCCCTGCTCTTTTGGAATTTCTTGTGTTCTCCATCTATTGCGCTTTTTTGTCCATTCATTATATAAATCTACACGGGCATCTAGGTCAATAAACTTTTCTTTAGTAGAGCAAATAACCTCATCTAAATATTTAAAATTTGTCTTTTTTGCACCACATTCTGGGCATACCCAATTTTCTGAAACAGAATTAAAATCATTAGCTACAGTTGTTTTTCCTTCTTGGTTAAATTGCTGAGGATTATATACCCAAGAACAGTTTTTGCAAATATATCTTGCAAACTTTACTTCTTTCGTCATTACCTCTTTATATTGAATCGTCTTGGTATTTAGTTTTTTCCAATCGCCAATAAGCCATTCAATAAGCAGGTCATTTGGAGCAGGACATGGCTCTAAAACAGGTCTTTTCACTTCTAATATTTTTAATCCATCAAAATCCTGTGTATCATAAATAGACCAAATTTCAGTAATTTGTGGCAAATTTGAAAGTTTAATGCTCCATTTTTGTTTTTCAATTTCTGTTATAACAGGATTTGAGAGTTCATTGTAGTCTTTTAGAAAATTAAAAATATTATTTATGTGAGCCATTCGGTTTCCTCCTATTCAAAAGCATTTAGTTTTCATTTGAAAATTTTTTCGTTTTTTGTTTTACGACGCATCATCAGCTCAGCTATCATTTTACCATAATTCAATACAATATGGTAAATATTTATATAATTATCTAAAATATAGTACATATTTCTCTACTAACTAAAAAAATTGCACATATCAATATTTAATCACAAGTCACGAATGCGTATGCATTTCAATTATGACTATTACAATTATTCCAACAAAAAAAGCCACGCACCAGTAACCTTTACAAACCACCAGTGTGCAGCTTTTTTCACCCATTATATTTTTCTATCAAATCTATTACTGATTTTTATTTTGTTAATGCTAATACTTATTTTTAATTCAAGCCATTATCAATGCATTGTATATCTGTTACGTTTAAATAAATATATGCTATCACTAGTTTTCACAGAAAATCAGATATACCATCCGTTATCCCCTTACAACATATAACTTATGAGAATCTTTTTACAATTCCGTTGATTGCAAGTGCGTTTTCTTTATTTTGGCTGACAATAACCGTCATTTCTTCTGTTGTTACTTCTGTTTGGTGCGCTTTAGCCAAAATATCCTGACTGTTCACTGTCTGAGAATCTGGAACATCTGATACTGATTTAATATGAGCCTGAATTGTATTTACTGTTTCAACGAAAGTTGAAGATGCACCAGCAATATCATCAATAATGACCCGAATATCCTGAATTGACTGATGATAATCATTAGTTGCATTTTTAAACTCAACAAACTGTGCTTGTACATCCTTTTCCAGAAATGCAATAACCTGATCAAAACAGGATTGAATATTTGTAATATTATTTCTTGTTTCATTACATATTGCTTGGATTTGAGTAGCAGTATCAGATGAACTTTTGGCCAAATTGCCAATTTCTCCTGCGACAACAGCGAATCCTTTTCCTACATCACCTGCTCTTGCTGCCTCAATTGAAGCATTTAATGAAAGTAGGTTTGTCTGTTTTGTTATATCCAGAATCTTTGATGCCATTTCATCTATACGCATCAATGATTGTAAGTCACTCAATGCACGTTCAATTGTTTTTTGATTTTCTACTATTTGTTCACTGATTGTTTTCATTGAGTCATTTGCGAAGCTTTGCATTTGAGCAACTTTTTCAAGTAACGTACTACTATGCAGATTACCCTGACGAATTCTTTCTTCTACCCCTGATACTACATGAGCAACTTCCGCTACCTCATGATCTACTTTTGAAACTGCTGCATTTACTTCTTCTGTATGCTCTGCAAATAATGATGTTGCCTTTGCGTTATCTGATACGCATTCTAACAAAACTTCCGATGAATCTTGAATAGCAATAGCAGATTCACTTAAAGAAGAAGAACAATTGCTAAGAGTATATACAATTTCTTCTAACGCATCATACAAAGAATTCATTGCAGTAGCAATCTGTCCGATTTCACTCTTTGTACCAATCCATGGTTCCAATTTTTTATTTTTCTGTAATTTTAAATTTGCAAGTTGTTTGATAGAATCTTCAACATATCGCAAAGGCTTCGTGCTTAATCTAATCATTAAAAATGACAGTGAACTGATAACAAAAACAAAAAATAAACATATCATACCAAGTACTCTCGAATTCTTATTGGAATCACTATAAATATTCTTTTTGCTATCATATGATACTACAGCCAAACCATTTTTGCTGATATATTTGTAACTAGCAACACAATCACCTTCTGTTTCATCAGTATAATAAAGTTCTCCGTAATTACTGTTACCCTTAATTTTATTGATAACACTTAATAACATAGGATCTTTAATTTACTGTGCAATCAAAGTCTCATCATCGGCAAATATATATTTTCCGGTCATAACATTAATCATATAGTATCTAGCTGTTTCTTCTTCTCTTTTCAATTTATTTAAAATATTCTTTAAACTTTCTGCGAATGGTCCACCACCTACATAACCTACAATTGTAGTTCCATCTGTGTCATACACAGGGCAGTACATAGACAAAATAAGCTGTCCGTTTGCCGGAGAAACAATTATTCCTGCATTATATAGTCCATTTTTCATTGAATCCTGTAATTGTTTTAGACTGTCTCCTTCTTTCCTCCAGGTGCGTCCTACGTTAGAAGCATTTGAATGTGTAATACAATGAGTATTCCACTCTCCGATATAAATACCTTCCCAATTATCAAGTCCTGCAAAGTAGCTTTCAGTATAAACTTGTGCAATTGCTTGCTTTTCAGAATTATGTACATCCTTTAATAATTCTCGTACTACAGGAGCCTTACTAAAAGAAACTAATAAACTTTCTTGATTTGTTATATACTGTTCAATAAGACTTGTACGCGCTAAAAGATTTGTATCCACTTGATTGTGCTCTGACTGTTTCATCATGCTGTTAATTGTTGTGTTTGCCATAACATAAAGCAAGCCGATACAAACAATGACAATTATCAGTATTCCCAATGTGATTGTTCTAGTTAATTTCCAGTTCTTCATTATTTGAATACTCCTTCCTGTATTGGAAATTAGTACTAAGTTTATAAATGCTCATTCTTATATAATACCATATATTTCGACAAATGCAATCAATAAAATATAATATTTTACAAGAAATTCTTAATTTATAATAACCTACGGCAGATGATATTCTCACCTTTTTGCAGTTAGTATAAATAACAAAATCAGTTAGATATGAGTAGTGAATAAGAACTATCTATTAAATTCAGCAGTAAAAATGACGCCAACCGTTTCAACGATTAGCGTCATTAAAAATTTCTATTAACTTTTTTATTAATTTTGTGTCTGCAAACATTGATATGTCCACTATTTTTTCTTAGCTTTGCATCTACTATATTGTAACATGTAC
This region includes:
- a CDS encoding AAA domain-containing protein codes for the protein MAHINNIFNFLKDYNELSNPVITEIEKQKWSIKLSNLPQITEIWSIYDTQDFDGLKILEVKRPVLEPCPAPNDLLIEWLIGDWKKLNTKTIQYKEVMTKEVKFARYICKNCSWVYNPQQFNQEGKTTVANDFNSVSENWVCPECGAKKTNFKYLDEVICSTKEKFIDLDARVDLYNEWTKKRNRWRTQEIPKEQGLILYNNLFKLYSDIKKESESIELLLGDGHIYWNTDLRIIDHPVLLQKVQLIFNPDKPSFTVKCDELKTELYTPMLRVIPTINQKVLSQVIQDIEVNNYHIADTSNTCALFQRLINVVDEKGKLVEVFENGYNGPVIMSNPILFLRKRTLGFSSFIDNIISDIENKPDIELPDFFENIIGNHKEHNEANVIDEDWNQSGIDQDILLTLPANNEQLKIIKYINNYGAVLVQGPPGTGKTHTIANLIGHLLSQGNSVLVTSHTEKALTVLKEKVYKDQYNKEVNLQNLCISLLSTSSQKQEMDDAINEIEIKSTSLDLHESKNKIERLHNERNELINKSKAKSQELLQIRSLEYKDIVFANQTITPIDAAKFINSGQGKFDYIPGKTKDDTVGLPLSMEDLNTLYHSNQQITLEEDKLLSKNLPTLESLWSIDDFKNSVDEYLRYSEELMGWNPKLVLKDNIEENILSNLLETAIEIGYSLTNMENYQSTIIEKSIKDSIYCTFWETAFEEFDVLIEYYDRYRKLRFENDYNIPSKIVTYESISILNEIIDSGKEAPVTLVTMITKPKWKKLKDEITNDGKVIENRVDFENVKFIINYELQKTKILKKFNKLLSKVSENAILTIDNFEEKVKQKRNKIFSSLSWYKNVWLNFTRELYDICSNKAKFEEINVIEIEKPIESISLLLNNIFIPDLDKRRKFELLGKIKNDWTQYANYLNEYKEYGQPFIDLIQAIINKDTNTYTMAYGMLSSVLAKKDIYLERSNLLRKLEIIAPDWGEAIRSRDGIHGDCMLPENIELAWKWRQLSNQIARIDSYDANAIQKELSKINELLMSNARTLAFEKAWYQKIKNISVVQTQAIEGWRATIKLFGKGTGKTAPALIKEARELMPLCQTAIPVWIMPLNRVVENFDPRKNKFDVVIIDEASQAGILALAALYLGKKVIIVGDDEQVSPDTVGIKIEEVGALIEQHLQGIPNKHLFNGKISIYDIAKTSGFKPIMLTEHFRCLPEIIEFSNQLSYNGRIKPLRDGSKVKTKPALIEYRVPNAYKSSNKVNKVEAEHIASLICACCEEEVYKNKTIGVISLLGHEQSYEIDRFLQVNLDPKEYENRKIQCATASQFQGDERDIIFLSIVEGPSEKDGPVRLLSEDGNNDINRKKYNVAASRAKDQMWVVHSLNPEIDLKPNDIRLRLIRHAINPSIDKKIEIINRAESDFEKEVINVLVNHGYKVIPQWNVGAYRIDIVIEDGDKNIALECDGEKWHTQDNLPNDLKRQAILERLGWKFIRIRGSEFYRAPEETMELVFKELESYGIRPNYLSDDIDDKTKISMENEIIDRIKRRAEQIRREWHEKIINYETEQSGEFGAIKIKEDVFTGETIERDNITHKYNIKKYTDIPYGKSEMTNSSEVDTKTNDIKLEQLPLELPLDNLDLQLSIEHIAASRLNSLYNKESLHNNQSKIEASTLVGKKEIISKDNLLEFESSSNNRDIYKILKDKGFEVIDNRAKGGALWVVGGKQLEKELKNYSKLGFFFTYSEKGGRATGHKSAWYCKN
- a CDS encoding MFS transporter, translated to MKNKTSLAIYTISHMVVDFSCFYVLMGSFCRQIEEPTTISLGFLLYNILAFGLQMFIGYYVDMRSIEHSKVALVGCLLVCAGVVIGFSPWLAILFCGVGNAVFHIGGGINSLVYSEGKIARGGIFVSSGAIGVALGTIAGRNGVTFWIIVLLLLGCCFAISFYCAMDKDNVIPDFNKQNVLKPIVTNGKIIIYLCLISIIVRSYVGFQVPILWKTNTFLFILPSICAFLGKFWGGILADYFGARNVGVLSLLVSIPLLCIFCNNIALCSIGLVMFNITMSITLWGIASQLKNQPGFAFGLTTLALLIGNIPIYLITLPDNIIKIVLPILILVSSICIYISIENQKRRDDNVRTIN
- a CDS encoding ROK family protein, producing MPISIGLDIGGTNISAVICDERGNILYSHTRKSDYYGDQYLRNIEEIIENTIKESNDDISGIGIGVPGTVDHNTGNIIVCPAFNWRNVQLKEHIESKFGISTFIDNDVNIWTLAEKYLGAAKDYDDFVMITIGTGIGCGLYIGGKLYRGHSFEAGEIGYLPLTIEAYNETFSENNFGFFETKASASAASRIYREITNKNIDCKEIFLQAKQGDKIAKKVVDDIYKYLGLGISSIFCILNPQIVVIGGGMAEEGTEFLNELTRKIKSLIPLDIKLSLTQTKKYGGAVGSALSIFYEMNSKGTVQTNVPI
- a CDS encoding methyl-accepting chemotaxis protein; the protein is MLLSVINKIKGNSNYGELYYTDETEGDCVASYKYISKNGLAVVSYDSKKNIYSDSNKNSRVLGMICLFFVFVISSLSFLMIRLSTKPLRYVEDSIKQLANLKLQKNKKLEPWIGTKSEIGQIATAMNSLYDALEEIVYTLSNCSSSLSESAIAIQDSSEVLLECVSDNAKATSLFAEHTEEVNAAVSKVDHEVAEVAHVVSGVEERIRQGNLHSSTLLEKVAQMQSFANDSMKTISEQIVENQKTIERALSDLQSLMRIDEMASKILDITKQTNLLSLNASIEAARAGDVGKGFAVVAGEIGNLAKSSSDTATQIQAICNETRNNITNIQSCFDQVIAFLEKDVQAQFVEFKNATNDYHQSIQDIRVIIDDIAGASSTFVETVNTIQAHIKSVSDVPDSQTVNSQDILAKAHQTEVTTEEMTVIVSQNKENALAINGIVKRFS
- a CDS encoding extracellular solute-binding protein is translated as MSRKFLSMILAGCLSVSLLAGCGGNEVAKDSTSEGTTAANSSTSTVEEVTIEYWQYFYETKVNLMDELIADFQSKNPNIKVVQKHFPYDSYQQKVAAAVSAGTGPDIINLYYGWVPKYVKAGTLQELPASSFSAEKIESTFAPMVKVNKIDGKYYTVPTAVRTLGLFWNKDIFKENGLDPEKPPQTVEELVEMAKKCTKVVNGKLEIEGLTFQPSGQLHSWFRPVLLKQFGQEPISEDKKTVQWNASENGYKAFEFLVNLAKVEKVGEKDFYTDDSTAFISGKAALHIDGSYRLGSLKSQAKDLNYGVTVLPSFNGVETSFGSFWTNGITTNATGAKLDAAVKFLEHLTSVETMKTWTEKIGEIGAKNEIADDPELLQDDKLAPFIKQLPVADSYFYVDEDADRKALMDAIDEVLLNNVDPRKALDDAVKEVQALFDEYWNK